A region of Dreissena polymorpha isolate Duluth1 unplaced genomic scaffold, UMN_Dpol_1.0 chrUn017, whole genome shotgun sequence DNA encodes the following proteins:
- the LOC127863583 gene encoding 1-deoxyxylulose-5-phosphate synthase YajO-like isoform X2 has translation MDFVTLPRTNLKVSRICLGCWQMNGNNANINWDAQPYETSKACVDKCLELGINFFDTAEGYAGSEEVLGRCLLGRRQDAIIATKFGFRDGIGTPAYSAVQIDEAITKSLRKLQTDYIDLLQAHFPSFISNTEEAITELKRQVSLGRIRSWGVCNFGPKNLKSLIDMGEIPVSNQIGYNLLWYLFDIRWVTMYCGTSLTSDRLQPTMEIPRAGGDSYMQGQGHSGPGLQPSTAGAAQWQLHDLAGCTRGPEEGKTVCTNKHREEQAWTTRL, from the exons ATGGATTTTGTTACACTCCCACGGACAAATTTGAAGGTGTCTCGCATCTGTTTAGGATGCTGGCAGATGAATGGCAACAATGCCAACATCAACTGGGACGCACAGCCGTATGAA ACCTCGAAGGCCTGTGTTGACAAATGTCTAGAACTCGGTATTAACTTCTTCGATACAGCAGAG GGATACGCTGGTTCAGAGGAGGTTCTAGGAAGATGCCTTCTAGGTCGTCGCCAGGACGCCATCATAGCAACCAAGTTTGGTTTCCGAGATGGTATTGGCACCCCAGCATACTCAGCTGTGCAGATTGATGAGGCCATCACTAAGAGTCTTAGAAAGCTGCAGACAGACTACATTGACCTTCTTCAG GCTCACTTCCCGAGTTTCATCTCTAACACAGAGGAGGCCATCACAGAGTTGAAGAGGCAGGTCTCCCTAGGCAGGATCAGGAGTTGGGGGGTGTGCAACTTTGGACCCAAAAACCTCAAGTCCTTGATTGACATGGGAGAAATTCCAGTCAGTAACCAA ATAGGTTACAACCTACTGTGGTATCTCTTTGACATCAGATGGGTTACAATGTACTGTGGTACCTCTTTGACATCAGATAGGTTACAACCTACTATGGAGATCCCCAGAGCGGGAGGTGATTCCTATATGCAAGGACAAGGACATAGCGGTCCTGGCCTACAGCCCTCTACAGCAGGGGCTGCTCAGTGGCAACTACATGACCTTGCAGGATGTACCAGAGGGCCGGAGGAGGGGAAAACTGTTTGCACCAACAAG